A genomic stretch from Setaria viridis chromosome 1, Setaria_viridis_v4.0, whole genome shotgun sequence includes:
- the LOC117865520 gene encoding uncharacterized protein — MDRDSSPGLVHLCIDGHDYGMVIQSDADRSMKMWRERDMVGLRRPENPSPASSSRGTGSRRRPKHAAQTCIRQSSMYSDHPRRSRRNPGRARPPTNLLVEEDVTEVSSNEIGPTIPDTSKFEALSLNDSPSTLDSTDGAVMCLGDMGSAEHNSTTDGLSACQKVLSPLVVVHTSDTSSGLPDSAIMEPSAAVEVVSPKPKGLRELEEYLKEHTFDSVEDAFEYLWNNQKDALAAMSQQSSLDNYEFGSESKVAPEQEEAGSVPASEQAPSVPEQGRCSEASYEEIAQNGKKWMREEVMVAFNKYIEDKDDFEDIQYEFDELQHQCFSVENYHKIFHHFNFTVKMKVNGSADWTSALFFAEVKEIFRQKIYFCTPLELYENGHCDACKKQGMDDLRHPIIGVYDRGNPDTEFPFMYGCDADGFLYDSE; from the exons ATGGATCGCGATTCGAGTCCCGGCCTCGTCCATCTCTGTATCGATGGGCATGACTATGGCATGGTAATCCAATCCGACGCCGACCGGTCGATGAAGATGTGGCGTGAGAGGGACATGGTTGGACTACGGCGACCTGAAAACCCTTCtccagcatcctcctcccgtgGAACTGG TTCTCGCCGGAGACCAAAACATGCAGCTCAAACGTGTATTCGGCAGAGTTCCATGTATTCAGATCACCCGAGGCGATCTCGACGTAATCCAGGACGAGCACGGCCACCAACCAACTTACT GGTTGAGGAGGATGTCACTGAGGTGAGCAGCAATGAGATTGGCCCTACAATTCCAGATACATCAAAGTTCGAGGCACTGTCGCTGAACGACTCACCCTCTACACTTGATTCGACTGATGG GGCTGTGATGTGTTTGGGTGACATGGGCAGCGCTGAGCATAATTCTACAACTGATGGGTTGTCAGCATGTCAAAAAGTGTTGTCACCACT GGTTGTGGTGCATACTAGTGATACTAGTAGTGGCCTACCTGATTCTGCAATTATGGAGCCATCAGCTGCCGTGGAAGTTGTGTCGCCCAA GCCAAAGGGGCTTCGCGAACTTGAGGAGTACTTGAAGGAGCATACGTTTGATAGTGTGGAAGATGCTTTTGAATATCTTTGGAATAACCAAAAAGATGCTCTGGCTGCAATGTCCCAGCAATCTTCACTAGACAATTATGAGTTTGGATCAGAGTCAAAGGTGGCACCTGAACAAGAAGAAGCTGGATCAGTTCCAGCATCAGAACAAGCTCCGTCAGTTCCAGAGCAAGGGCGATGTTCTGAAGCTTCCTACGAAGAAATTGCTCAAAATGGGAAGAAATGGATGAGGGAGGAGGTGATGGTAGCATTTAATAAATACATTGAAGACAAAGATGATTTTGAG GATATTCAGTATGAATTTGATGAGCTTCAGCACCAGTGTTTTAGTGTGGAAAATTATCACAAGATTTTTCACCATTTCAACTTCACTGTCAAGATGAAGGTTAATGGTTCTGCTGATTGGACATCAGCACTTTTCTTTGCGGAAGTGAAGGAGATATTTAGACAGAAAATTTACTTCTGCACTCCTCTAGAGCTGTATGAAAATG GCCATTGCGACGCATGCAAGAAGCAAGGGATGGATGATCTGAGGCATCCTATAATAGGTGTATATGACAGAGGCAATCCAGATACAGAATTCCCCTTCATGTACGGATGTGATGCGGACGGCTTCTTGTACGATTCTGAATAA
- the LOC117841472 gene encoding uncharacterized protein, whose translation MQKRVVLVSAAVAALGLAAAVLGFVAEATKSKAFVAFDGRRCVYRRTPALFCGVVAALLALAGLALATAASGCFGRNAPATGRRHATVVRLSIVAWVLVAVAAAMFLYGAALNRGGTRGLSTSRRGRYGRGYYYYGCVVLKSGIFSTASILSGAAAACAIAAYVYLQRMDDYPAVPGQFAAPGVAMGQPQWSQPYPPPAYPPPPAYPPPPMAYPAPPPYGGYGAKQPAGTA comes from the exons ATGCAGAAACGCGTGGTGCTGGTgagcgcggcggtggccgcgctcggcctcgccgccgccgtcttggGGTTCGTCGCGGAGGCCACAAAGTCCAAG GCTTTCGTGGCCTTCGACGGGCGGCGCTGCGTGTACCGGCGCACGCCGGCGCTCTTCTGCGGCGTCGTCGCGGCGCTGCTCGCGCTGGCGGGGCTggccctcgccaccgccgccagcggcTGCTTCGGCCGCAACGCGCCGGCGACCGGCCGCCGGCACGCCACCGTCGTCAGGCTGTCGATCGTCGCGTG GgtgctggtggcggtggcggcggcgatgttccTCTACGGCGCGGCGCTGAACAGGGGCGGGACGCGGGGCCTCTCGACAAGCAGGCGGGGCCGCTACGGCCGCGGCTACTACTACTACGGCTGCGTCGTGCTCAAGAGCGGCATCTTCTCCACGGCGTCCATCTTGTCCGGCGCCGCTGCGGCGTGCGCGATCGCGGCCTACGTCTACCTCCAGCGGATGGACGACTACCCGGCCGTACCGGGCCAGTTCGCCGCGCCGGGCGTGGCGATGGGGCAGCCGCAGTGGTCGCAGCCGTACCCACCGCCGGCCTACCCCCCGCCTCCGGcctacccgccgccgcctatGGCTTACCCTGCTCCTCCGCCGTACGGCGGCTACGGCGCCAAGCAACCTGCGGGGACAGCTTGA